The following proteins come from a genomic window of Acipenser ruthenus chromosome 44, fAciRut3.2 maternal haplotype, whole genome shotgun sequence:
- the LOC117399033 gene encoding tenascin-X-like isoform X4: METTVKDHIIDTPNALDVGTEPPPPGEIKIDSVESDSVSLSWGSPENMDGIPHSFYITYSSSDRSHQDYITAPSNSTVISKLRPGREYTFTVTTVLENGTQSMPVSTAVCTKAHPPGEIKIDSVRSDSVSLSWDSPDNMEGIPHSFYITYSSSDRSHQDSITAPSNSTVISKLRPGREYTFTVITVLMKGTQSMPVSTAAWTKPSPNGEINIDSVGSDCVSVSWDSPDNMEGIPHSFYITYSSSDESHQDYITATSNSTVISKLRPGREYTFTVTTELENGIQSMPVSTAAWTKPSPPGVIKLDSVGSDSVSLSWESPEYMDGIPHSFHITYSSSDESQQDSITAPSNSTVISELRPGREYTFTVTTELENGIQSLPVSTYVCTKPPTGEITIDSMGCDYVSLSWDSPENMDGTPHSFYITYSTSDRSHHDSITAPSNSTVISELRPGRQYTFTLTTELENGTQSMPVSTAVCTKPSPPGEINIDSVEMDSVSLTWVSPDNMEGIPHSFYITYSSSDRGHQDSITAPSNSTVISELRPGREYTFTVTTVLENGTQSMTVSTAVCTKSPPPGEIKIDSVESDSVSLSWDNPDNMEGIPHSFYITYSSSDESHQDYITAPSNSTIISELRPGREYTFTVTTELENGTQSTPGSTAVCTKPSPPGEIKLDSVRSDSVSLSWESPENMDGIPHSFHITYSSSDRGHQDSITAPFNSSVISKLRPGREYTFTVTTELENGIQSLPVSTYVCTKPPPPGEIKIDSVESDSVSLSWDNPDNMDGIPHSFYITYSSSDESHQDYITAPSNSTIISELRPGREYTFTVTTELENGTQSTPVSTAVCTKPSPPGVIKLDSVGSDSVSLSWESPENMDGIPHSFHITYSSSDESQQDSITAPSNYTVISKLRPGREYTFTVTTELENGIQSLPVSTYVCTKPPTGEITIDSVGCDSVSLSWDSPENMDGTQHSFYITYSSSDRSHHDSITAPSNSTAISELRPGRQYTFTVTTELENGTQSMPVSTAVCTKPSPPGEINIDSVEMDSVSLTWVSPDNMEGIPHSFYITYSSSDRGHQDSITAPSNSTVISELRPGREYTFTVTTELENGTQSKPVSTAVCTSKDTFSTTQKPPPPGEVKIDSVESDSVSLSWGSPDNMEGIPHSFYITYSSSDKSHQDYITAPSNSTIISELRPGREYTFTVTTEQENGTQSTPVSTAVCTKPSPPGVIKLDSVGSDSVSLSWGSPENMDGIPHSFYITYSSSDRSHQDYITAPSNSTVISELRPGREYTFTVTTVLENGTQSMPVSTAVCTKPPPPGEIKLDSVRSDSVSLSWGSPDNMEGIPHSFYITYSSSDKSHQDYITAPSNSTIISELRPGREYTFTVTTEQENGTQSTPVSTAVCTKPSPPGVIKLDSVGSDSVSLSWGSPENMDGIPHSFYITYSSSDRSHQDYITAPSNSTVISELRPGREYTFTVTTVLENGTQSMPVSTAVCTKPPPPGKVKIDSVESDSVSLSWGSPDNMEGIPHSFYITYSSSDESHQDYITAPSNSTIISELRPGREYTFTVTTELENGTQSMPVSAAVYTKPSPPGEIKIDSMGSDSASLRWDSPENMDGIPHSFYITYSSSDESHQDSITAPSKSTVNPKMRPGREYTFTVPIELENGTQSMPVSTAVWTKPPPPGEIKIDSVGSDFLSLSWGSPDNMDGTPHSFYITYSSSDESHQDYITAPSNSTVISELRPGREYTFTVTTELENGTQSMPVSAAVYTKPSPPGEIKIDSMGSDSVLLSWESPENMDGIPHSFHITYSSSDESHQNSITAPSNTTVISKLRPGREYTFTVTTELENGTQSMPVSTVVWTKPPPPGEIKIDSVESDSVSLSWDNPDNMDGIPHSFYITYSSSDESHQDYITAPSNSTVISELRPGREYTFTVTTELENGTQSMPVSTAVCTNPSPPGEIKTDSVEMDSLSLSWGSPDNMDGIPHSFHITYSSSDRSHQDSITAPSNSTVISKLRPGREYTFTVTTVLENGTQSMPASTAVCTKPSPPGEIKIDSVGSDSVSLNWDSPDNMDGIPHSFYITHSSSDESQQDSITAPSNSTVISKLRPGREYTFTVTTVLENGTQSMPVSTAVCTRKDTFSTTQKPPPPGEIKIDSVESDSVSLSWGSPDNMDEIPHTFYITYSSSDESHQDSITAPSNSTVISKLRPGREYTFTVTTELENGTQSMPVSTAVCTKPPPPVDIKIESVGSDSVFLSWDSPHIMDGIPHSFYMIYSISDRSHQDSITAPSNSTAMLRPGTEYTFTITTELENGIQSMPTVIYIIISKLRPGREYTFTVTTELENGTQSMPVSTAVCTKPAPPGEIKIDSVESDSVSLSWGSPDNMDEIPHTFYITYSSSDESHQDYITAPSNSTVISKLRPGREYTFTVTTELENGIQSLPVSTYVCTKPSTGEIKIDSVGSDSVSLSWDSPDNINIDGIPHSFYITYSSSDSSHQDSITAPSNSTVISKLRPGREYTFTVTTELENGTQSMPVSTAVCTSKDTFSTTQKPPPPGEVKIDSLESDSVSLSWGSPDNMDGIPHSFYITYSSSDKSHQDSITAPSNSTVISKLRPGREYTFTVTTELENGTQSMPVSTAVCTNPSPPGEIKTDSVEMDSLSLSWDSPENMGGIPHSFYITYSSSDRSHQDSITAPSNSTVISKLRPGREYTFTVTTELENGIQSMPVSTAVCTKPLQAQCCGVKTKHYICCM, translated from the exons ATGGAGACGACGGTGAAGGACCACATTATAGACACGCCCAACGCCCTGGACGTTGGCACTG AACCACCCCCTCCTGGAGagataaagatagactcagtggaaagcgactctgtttctctgagctggggcagtcCAGAAAATATGGATGGGATCCCACACAGCTTTTACATTACCTACTCTAGCTCTGATAGGAGTCACCAAGACTACATCACTgcaccctccaattccactgtcatctctaagctaagacctgggagagagtacaccttcacagtcaccacagtgcTGGAGAATGGGACCCAAAGCATGCCTGTTTCAACAGCTGTCTGCACAA AAGCACATCCTCCAGGAGagataaagatagactcagtCAGAAGCGACTCTGTTTCTCTGAGCTGGGACAGTCCTGACAATATGGAAGGGATCCCACACAGCTTTTACATTACCTACTCTAGCTCTGATAGGAGTCACCAAGACTCCATCACTGCACCCTCTaattccactgtcatctctaagctgagacctgggagagagtacaCCTTCACAGTCATCACAGTGCTGATGAAAGGGACCCAGAGCATGCCTGTTTCAACAGCTGCCTGGACAA AACCGTCTCCTAATGGAGAGATAAATATAGACTCAGTGGGAAGTGACTGTGTTTCTGTGAGCTGGGACAGTCCTGACAATATGGAAGGGATCCCACACAGCTTTTACATTACCTACTCTAGCTCTGATGAGAGTCACCAAGACTACATCACTGCAACTTCCAATTCCACTGTCATATCTAagctgagacctgggagagagtacaccttcacagtcaccacagagcTGGAGAATGGGATCCAGAGCATGCCTGTTTCAACAGCTGCCTGGACaa AACCGTCTCCTCCTGGAGTGATAAAGTTAGACTCAGTGGGAAGTGACTCTGTTTCTCTGAGCTGGGAGAGTCCAGAATATATGGATGGGATCCCACATAGTTTTCACATTACCTACTCTAGCTCTGATGAGAGTCAGCAAGACTCCATCACTgcaccctccaattccactgtcatctctgAGCTAagacctgggagagagtacaccttcacagtcaccacagagcTGGAGAATGGGATCCAGAGCTTGCCTGTTTCAACATATGTCTGCACAA AACCGCCTACTGGAGAGATAACGATAGACTCAATGGGATGCGACTATGTTTCTCTGAGCTGGGACAGTCCTGAAAATATGGATGGGACCCCACACAGCTTTTACATTACCTACTCTACCTCTGATAGGAGTCACCACGACTCCATCACTgcaccctccaattccactgtcatctctgAGCTGAGACCTGGGAGACAGTACACCTTCACACTCACCACAGAACTGgagaatgggacccagagcaTGCCTGTTTCAACAGCTGTTTGCACaa AACCGTCTCCTCCTGGAGAGATAAACATAGACTCAGTGGAAATGGATTCTGTTTCTCTGACTTGGGTCAGTCCTGACAATATGGAAGGGATCCCACACAGTTTTTACATTACCTACTCTAGCTCTGATAGGGGTCACCAAGACTCCATCACTgcaccctccaattccacagTCATCTCTGagctgagacctgggagagagtacaccttcacagtcaccacagtgctggagaatgggacccagagcaTGACAGTTTCAACAGCTGTCTGCACAA AATCACCCCCTCCTGGAGagataaagatagactcagtggAAAGCGACTCTGTTTCTCTGAGCTGGGACAATCCTGACAATATGGAAGGAATCCCACACAGCTTTTACATTACCTACTCTAGCTCTGATGAGAGTCACCAAGACTACATCACTGCACCCTCCAATTCCACTATCATCTCTGagctgagacctgggagagagtacaccttcacagtcaccacagagctggagaatgggacccagagcaCGCCAGGTTCAACAGCTGTttgcacaa AACCGTCTCCTCCTGGAGAGATAAAGTTAGACTCAGTCAGAAGTGACTCTGTTTCTCTGAGCTGGGAGAGTCCAGAAAATATGGATGGGATCCCACATAGTTTTCACATTACCTACTCTAGCTCTGATAGGGGTCACCAAGACTCCATCACTGCACCATTCAATTCCTCTGTCATCTCTAagctgagacctgggagagagtacaCCTTCACTGTCACCACAGAGCTGGAGAATGGGATCCAGAGCTTGCCTGTTTCAACATATGTCTGCACAA AACCACCCCCTCCTGGAGagataaagatagactcagtggAAAGCGACTCTGTTTCTCTGAGCTGGGACAATCCTGACAATATGGATGGGATCCCACACAGCTTTTACATTACCTACTCTAGCTCTGATGAGAGTCACCAAGACTACATCACTGCACCCTCCAATTCCACTATCATCTCTGagctgagacctgggagagagtacaccttcacagtcaccacagagctggagaatgggacccagagcaCGCCAGTTTCAACAGCTGTTTGCACaa AACCGTCTCCTCCTGGAGTGATAAAGTTAGACTCAGTGGGAAGTGACTCTGTTTCTCTGAGCTGGGAGAGTCCAGAAAATATGGATGGGATCCCACATAGTTTTCACATTACCTACTCTAGCTCTGATGAGAGTCAGCAAGACTCCATCACTGCACCCTCCAATTACACTGTCATCTCAAAActgagacctgggagagagtacaccttcacagtcaccacagagcTGGAGAATGGGATCCAGAGCTTGCCTGTTTCAACATATGTCTGCACAA AACCGCCTACTGGAGAGATAACGATAGACTCAGTGGGATGCGACTCTGTTTCTCTGAGCTGGGACAGTCCTGAAAATATGGATGGGACCCAACACAGCTTTTACATTACCTACTCTAGCTCTGATAGGAGTCACCACGACTCCATCACTgcaccctccaattccactgCCATCTCTGAGCTAAGACCTGGGAGACAGTACaccttcacagtcaccacagaactggagaatgggacccagagcaTGCCTGTTTCAACAGCTGTTTGCACaa AACCGTCTCCTCCTGGAGAGATAAACATAGACTCAGTGGAAATGGATTCTGTTTCTCTGACTTGGGTCAGTCCTGACAATATGGAAGGGATCCCACACAGTTTTTACATTACCTACTCTAGCTCTGATAGGGGTCACCAAGACTCCATCACTgcaccctccaattccactgtcatctctgagctgagacctgggagagagtacaccttcacagtcaccacagagctggagaatgggacccagagcaAGCCAGTTTCAACAGCTGTCTGCACAAGTAAGGATACGTTCTCTACAACTCAGA AACCACCCCCTCCTGGAGAGGTAAAGATAGACTCAGTGGAAAGCGACTCtgtttctctgagctggggcagtcctgACAATATGGAAGGGATCCCACACAGCTTTTACATTACCTACTCTAGCTCTGATAAGAGTCACCAAGACTACATCACTGCACCCTCCAATTCCACTATCATCTCTGagctgagacctgggagagagtacaccttcacagtcaccacagagcaggagaatgggacccagagcaCGCCAGTTTCAACAGCTGTTTGCACaa AACCGTCTCCTCCTGGAGTGATAAAGTTAGACTCAGTGGGAAGTGACTCtgtttctctgagctggggcagtcCAGAAAATATGGATGGGATCCCACACAGCTTTTACATTACCTACTCTAGCTCTGATAGGAGTCACCAAGACTACATCACTgcaccctccaattccactgtTATCTCTGagctgagacctgggagagagtacaccttcacagtcaccacagtgctggagaatgggacccagagcaTGCCTGTTTCAACAGCTGTTTGCACaa AACCACCCCCTCCTGGAGAGATAAAGTTAGACTCAGTCAGAAGTGACTCtgtttctctgagctggggcagtcctgACAATATGGAAGGGATCCCACACAGCTTTTACATTACCTACTCTAGCTCTGATAAGAGTCACCAAGACTACATCACTGCACCCTCCAATTCCACTATCATCTCTGagctgagacctgggagagagtacaCCTTCACCGTCACCACAGAGCAGgagaatgggacccagagcaCGCCAGTTTCAACAGCTGTTTGCACaa AACCGTCTCCTCCTGGAGTGATAAAGTTAGACTCAGTGGGAAGTGACTCtgtttctctgagctggggcagtcCAGAAAATATGGATGGGATTCCACACAGCTTTTACATTACCTACTCTAGCTCTGATAGGAGTCACCAAGACTACATCACTGCACCTTCCAATTCCACTGTTATCTCTGagctgagacctgggagagagtacaccttcacagtcaccacagtgctggagaatgggacccagagcaTGCCTGTTTCAACAGCTGTTTGCACaa AACCACCCCCTCCTGGAAAGGTAAAGATAGACTCAGTGGAAAGCGACTCtgtttctctgagctggggcagtcctgACAATATGGAAGGAATCCCACACAGCTTTTACATAACCTACTCTAGCTCTGATGAGAGTCACCAAGACTACATCACTGCACCCTCCAATTCCACTATCATCTCTGagctgagacctgggagagaatacaccttcacagtcaccacagagctggagaatgggacccagagcaTGCCTGTGTCAGCAGCTGTTTACACaa AACCGTCTCCTCCTGGAGAGATAAAGATAGACTCAATGGGAAGTGACTCTGCTTCTCTAAGGTGGGACAGTCCTGAAAATATGGATGGGATCCCACACAGCTTTTACATTACCTACTCTAGCTCTGATGAGAGTCACCAAGACTCCATTACTGCACCCTCCAAGTCCACTGTCAACCCTAAGAtgagacctgggagagagtacaCCTTCACAGTCCCCATAGAGCTGgagaatgggacccagagcaTGCCAGTTTCAACAGCTGTCTGGACAA AACCACCCCCTCCTGGAGagataaagatagactcagtggGAAGCGACTTTCTTTCTTTGAGCTGGGGCAGTCCTGACAATATGGATGGGACCCCACACAGCTTTTATATTACCTACTCTAGCTCTGATGAGAGTCACCAAGACTACATCACTgcaccctccaattccactgtcatctctgagctgagacctgggagagagtacaccttcacagtcaccacagagctggagaatgggacccagagcaTGCCTGTGTCAGCAGCTGTTTACACaa AACCGTCTCCTCCTGGAGAGATAAAGATAGACTCAATGGGAAGTGACTCTGTTTTACTGAGCTGGGAGAGTCCAGAAAATATGGATGGGATCCCACACAGTTTTCACATTACCTACTCTAGCTCTGATGAGAGTCACCAAAACTCCATCACTGCACCCTCCAATACAACTGTCATCTCTAagctgagacctgggagagagtacaccttcacagtcaccacagagctggagaatgggacccagagcaTGCCAGTTTCAACAGTTGTCTGGACAA AACCACCCCCTCCTGGAGagataaagatagactcagtggAAAGCGACTCTGTTTCTCTGAGCTGGGACAATCCTGACAATATGGATGGGATCCCACACAGCTTTTACATTACCTACTCTAGCTCTGATGAGAGTCACCAAGACTACATCACTgcaccctccaattccactgtTATCTCTGagctgagacctgggagagagtacaccttcacagtcaccacagagctggagaatgggacccagagcaTGCCTGTTTCAACAGCTGTCTGCACaa ATCCGTCTCCTCCTGGAGAGATAAAGACAGACTCAGTGGAAATGGATTCTCtttctctgagctggggcagtcctgACAATATGGATGGGATCCCACACAGCTTTCACATTACCTACTCTAGCTCTGATAGGAGTCACCAAGACTCCATCACTgcaccctccaattccactgtcatctctaagctgagacctgggagagagtacaccttcacagtcaccacagtgctggagaatgggacccagagcaTGCCTGCTTCAACAGCTGTCTGCACaa AACCGTCTCCTCCTGGAGagataaagatagactcagtggGAAGCGACTCTGTTTCTCTGAACTGGGACAGTCCTGACAATATGGATGGGATCCCACACAGTTTTTACATTACCCACTCTAGCTCTGATGAGAGTCAGCAAGACTCCATCACTgcaccctccaattccactgtcatctctaagctgagacctgggagagagtacaccttcacagtcaccacagtgctggagaatgggacccagagcaTGCCTGTTTCAACAGCTGTCTGTACAAGGAAGGATACGTTCTCTACAACTCAAA AACCACCCCCTCCTGGAGagataaagatagactcagtggaaagcgactctgtttctctgagctggggcagtcctgACAATATGGATGAGATCCCACACACCTTTTACATTACCTACTCTAGCTCTGATGAGAGTCACCAAGACTCCATCACTGCACCCTCTaattccactgtcatctctaagctgagacctgggagagagtacaccttcacagtcaccacagaactggagaatgggacccagagcaTGCCTGTTTCAACAGCTGTTTGCACaa aACCACCTCCACCTGTAGATATAAAGATAGAGTCAGTGGGAAGTGACTCTGTTTTTCTGAGCTGGGACAGTCCTCACATTATGGATGGGATCCCACACAGCTTTTATATGATCTACTCTATCTCTGACAGGAGTCACCAAGACTCCATCACTgcaccctccaattccactgCCATGCTGAGACCTGGGACAGAGTACACCTTCACAATCACCACAGAGCTGGAGAATGGGATCCAGAGCATGCCAACAGTTATCTACATAA TCATCTCTAagctgagacctgggagagagtacaccttcacagtcaccacagagctggagaatgggacccagagcaTGCCTGTTTCAACAGCTGTCTGCACAA AACCAGCCCCTCCTGGAGagataaagatagactcagtggaaagcgactctgtttctctgagctggggcagtcctgACAATATGGATGAGATCCCACACACCTTTTACATTACCTACTCTAGCTCTGATGAGAGTCACCAAGACTACATCACTgcaccctccaattccactgtcatctctaagctgagacctgggagagagtacaccttcacagtcaccacagagcTGGAGAATGGGATCCAGAGCTTGCCTGTTTCAACATATGTCTGCACAA AGCCATCTACTGGAGagataaagatagactcagtAGGAAGCGACTCTGTTTCTCTGAGCTGGGACAGTCCTGACAATATCAATATAGATGGGATCCCACATAGTTTTTACATTACCTACTCTAGCTCTGACAGTAGTCACCAAGACTCCATCACTgcaccctccaattccactgtcatctctaagctgagacctgggagagagtacaccttcacagtcaccacagagctggagaatgggacccagagcaTGCCTGTTTCAACAGCTGTCTGCACAAGTAAGGATACGTTCTCTACAACTCAGA AACCACCCCCTCCTGGAGAGGTAAAGATAGACTCATTGGAAAGCGACTCtgtttctctgagctggggcagtcctgACAATATGGATGGGATCCCACACAGCTTTTACATTACCTACTCTAGCTCTGATAAGAGTCACCAAGACTCCATTACTgcaccctccaattccactgtcatctctaagctgagacctgggagagagtacaccttcacagtcaccacagagctggagaatgggacccagagcaTGCCTGTTTCAACAGCTGTCTGCACaa ATCCGTCTCCTCCTGGAGAGATAAAGACAGACTCAGTGGAAATGGATTCTCTTTCTCTGAGCTGGGACAGTCCTGAAAATATGGGTGGGATCCCACACAGCTTTTACATTACCTACTCTAGCTCTGATAGGAGTCACCAAGACTCCATCACTgcaccctccaattccactgtcatctctaagctgagacctgggagagagtacaccttcacagtcaccacagagcTGGAGAATGGGATCCAGAGCATGCCTGTTTCAACAGCTGTCTGCACAA AACCTCTCCAGGCACAGTGCTGCggagtaaaaacaaaacactacatttGCTGTATGTAA